Proteins found in one Sorghum bicolor cultivar BTx623 chromosome 1, Sorghum_bicolor_NCBIv3, whole genome shotgun sequence genomic segment:
- the LOC110429830 gene encoding uncharacterized protein LOC110429830: MPTITCEIGPQLFHNVFYDLGSSVNIMSKVIYENLLGGALLPTFMRLQMVDQTIQFPERVAKDILVKIQDEYAPADFIILDMGSNIDVPVILGRPFLNTVNAIIYVGSGQIHLQFAGKRIKCPFNGYKTNMQPKDTKPEEKPCGKSRRRYNKGKSAKKAEQKEEPVKQAEHSKKEWREKEMPAPSPSLGPTEASTE; this comes from the coding sequence atgCCGACCATCACTTGCGAGATCGGACCACAGCTCTTCCACAACGTCTTCTACGACCTTGGATCAAGCGTCAACATCATGTCCAAGGTAATTTATGAAAATCTGTTAGGGGGCGCTTTGCTCCCTACCTTTATGAGATTGCAGATGGTGGACCAAACCATTCAGTTCCCGGAGAGAGTCGCTAAGGACATCTtggttaaaatccaagatgaatATGCCCCTGCCGATTTCATCATCCTCGACATGGGGTCGAACATCGACGTCCCCGTCATTCTGGgacggccattcctgaacacggtGAACGCCATCATCTACGTCGGGTCTGGCCAGATCCATCTACAGTTCGCAGGTAAGAGGATCAAATGCCCTTTTAATGGCTATAAAACTAACATGCAGCCGAAGGACACAAAACCGGAGGAGAAACCTTGCGGCAAATCCCGCCGGAGGTACAACAAAGGCAAGTCGGCCAAAAAGGCCGAACAGAAGGAGGAACCCGTCAAGCAAGCAGAACATTCCAAAaaggaatggcgagagaaggagaTGCCTGCACCATCCCCGTCTCTGGGACCAACCGAGGCGTCCACAGAATGA
- the LOC8063022 gene encoding uncharacterized protein LOC8063022 — MGDKPITMVSDEKAKEPTTLDEEEDIEALAEPPDWLPDGWIMEAYRTEDGTIIRYYTSPISNYTFTTKSEVLEYLFSGTDERMLESKERGAENTLQRQHEWLPKGWVMEIRAGGEKTDKMYKFYVHSITGVRLLSKQDVLLYINEAKVSGCDTNGQCDTTSEDNILAKVDIRPSGLPEGWVNEIVYRKTKEGLTRRDPYYTDPASSYTFRTLKSALSFLETGKVSRHAVIQRTSVHDLYSFEISAEMHESLRNRLIVNEKPYQEPTRSSRSRRASKIEQDQNIDDSKDGDISSGSDSPNESE, encoded by the exons atgaggaggaggatATTGAGGCATTAGCGGAGCCGCCGGATTGGCTCCCTGATGGATGGATCATGGAGGCATACCGCACTGAAGATGGCACCATTATTCGA TACTACACTTCTCCCATATCAAATTACACATTCACCACGAAGTCGGAAGTATTGGAGTAccttttttctgggacagatgAGCGTATGCTGGAATCAAAGGAACGTGGTGCAGAAAACACACTTCAG AGACAACATGAATGGCTTCCAAAGGGGTGGGTGATGGAGATAAGAGCTGGTGGGGAGAAGACAGACAAGATGTACAAG TTTTATGTCCACTCAATCACTGGTGTGCGGTTGCTATCAAAGCAAGATGTACTACTCTATATCAATGAGGCAAAGGTATCTGGGTGCGACACCAATGGACAATGTGACACAACTTCTGAAGATAAC ATACTTGCAAAAGTGGACATTCGGCCAAGTGGATTGCCTGAAGGTTGGGTAAATGAAATAGTATATAGGAAAACAAAGGAAGGATTGACCAGGAGAGATCCG TATTACACGGATCCTGCTAGTTCCTACACATTCCGCACACTAAAATCTGCATTATCCTTCCTAGAGACGGGAAAGGTATCAAGGCATGCAGTTATTCAACGGACAAGTGTTCATGATTTGTACTCCTTTGAAATATCTGCAGAAATG CATGAAAGTTTACGTAACAGATTAATAGTAAATGAGAAGCCTTATCAGGAGCCCACAAGATCATCTCGGTCGAGGCGAGCATCAAAAATAGAACAAGATCAAAATATAGATGACT CAAAAGATGGTGATATTTCAAGTGGCTCAGATTCACCAAATGAGTCTGAATAA